One part of the Dyadobacter sp. 676 genome encodes these proteins:
- a CDS encoding 4Fe-4S binding protein — protein sequence MSEYFKNISDGISTTLTGMKLTLRHLWNARKSRKPADIRSSDFYDRQDGIVTIQYPLETIPIPDNGRYRLHNEMDDCIVCDKCAKVCPVDCIDIEPIKAVEDIGRASDGSPIRLYAAKFDIDMAKCCYCGLCTTVCPTECLTMTKTFDYSELDVRDMVYNYSNLTAEQADEKRALLEQFQKEKEALKAAKAAAPTAAAPAGGAPDTAAPARPVFKPTIKPKPAEEPVVENTNTESGGTSSQTGI from the coding sequence TTGTCAGAATACTTTAAAAATATATCCGACGGCATCAGCACCACTCTAACGGGTATGAAGCTGACGCTCCGACACCTCTGGAATGCGCGTAAAAGCCGTAAACCTGCCGATATCCGTTCGTCCGATTTCTACGATCGGCAGGATGGCATCGTAACGATCCAGTATCCGCTGGAAACCATCCCTATTCCGGATAATGGCAGGTATCGTCTGCACAACGAGATGGACGACTGCATCGTTTGCGACAAATGCGCGAAGGTGTGCCCGGTCGATTGCATCGATATCGAGCCGATCAAGGCGGTTGAGGACATTGGACGAGCTTCCGACGGCTCGCCGATCCGCTTGTATGCGGCGAAATTCGATATCGACATGGCCAAATGCTGTTATTGCGGCCTTTGCACGACGGTTTGCCCGACGGAATGTCTGACGATGACGAAGACATTCGATTACAGCGAACTGGATGTGCGGGATATGGTTTACAATTATTCCAACCTCACAGCCGAACAAGCCGACGAAAAACGTGCTTTGCTCGAACAATTCCAGAAAGAGAAGGAAGCGTTGAAAGCTGCCAAAGCCGCGGCACCAACGGCTGCCGCACCGGCAGGGGGCGCACCCGATACAGCCGCTCCGGCACGTCCGGTATTTAAGCCGACTATTAAACCAAAGCCGGCTGAAGAACCTGTTGTGGAAAATACGAATACGGAGTCGGGGGGAACCAGTTCGCAAACCGGTATTTAA
- a CDS encoding AAA family ATPase, whose amino-acid sequence MEIERSLNKQIVDHLKPNKVNIVTGTRRVGKTFLVQKIIATTSYKVFTLEGEDIDARNLLSQTSIANYQRLFSDYELLVIDEAQAIPDIGKKLKLIVDHVKGLRIIATGSSTFDLAQQAGEPLTGRAYFHHLYPIAQQELSPLENSLETRQRLEERIIYGSYPELFQLSTLKEKEAYLKDLVNAYLLKDILSFEGVRNAEKVKDLLRLIAYQVGKEVSLQELGTALNISKNTVEKYLDLLSKVFILRRIGGFSKNLRKEITKSSRWYFHDNGIRNTIINDLRPLALRTDIGELWENYLVSERIKMLTYAKRHADFYFWRTYDQQEIDWVEMENGSLSGFEFKWKDERVKVPVAFANAYPDARFQLINQDNYLDFIS is encoded by the coding sequence ATGGAGATAGAGCGTTCCTTAAATAAGCAAATTGTTGATCATTTAAAGCCAAACAAGGTCAACATCGTAACCGGCACCAGGCGCGTCGGAAAAACGTTTCTTGTTCAAAAAATAATCGCAACTACCTCCTATAAGGTTTTCACATTAGAAGGAGAGGATATCGATGCCCGGAATTTGCTGTCTCAAACCAGCATCGCAAACTACCAACGCCTTTTTTCTGATTACGAGCTTCTTGTCATCGACGAAGCACAAGCTATTCCGGATATCGGGAAAAAGCTGAAACTGATCGTCGATCATGTCAAAGGGCTCAGGATTATTGCAACCGGGTCATCAACGTTCGATCTGGCACAGCAGGCAGGAGAACCTCTCACGGGCAGGGCCTATTTTCATCACCTGTATCCGATCGCCCAACAAGAACTGTCCCCACTCGAAAATTCACTGGAAACCCGCCAACGGCTGGAAGAGCGGATTATTTATGGAAGTTACCCCGAGCTATTCCAGCTCAGTACATTAAAAGAAAAAGAGGCTTACCTCAAAGATCTTGTCAATGCTTATCTTTTAAAGGATATTCTCTCATTCGAAGGTGTTCGCAACGCCGAAAAAGTAAAAGACCTGCTCCGACTTATAGCTTACCAGGTAGGAAAGGAAGTATCATTGCAGGAACTAGGCACCGCATTGAACATTAGTAAAAATACAGTTGAAAAATACCTTGACCTGCTTTCAAAGGTGTTCATTTTGAGGAGAATCGGAGGTTTCAGTAAAAATCTTCGAAAAGAAATTACAAAAAGTAGCCGGTGGTATTTTCACGATAACGGCATCCGGAACACCATTATTAACGACCTCCGTCCACTCGCGTTACGGACGGACATCGGCGAACTCTGGGAAAATTACCTGGTCAGCGAAAGGATCAAAATGCTCACTTATGCCAAACGTCATGCAGATTTTTACTTCTGGCGCACTTACGACCAGCAAGAGATAGATTGGGTCGAAATGGAGAATGGAAGCCTGTCGGGGTTTGAGTTCAAATGGAAGGACGAACGTGTCAAAGTACCGGTAGCATTTGCCAACGCTTACCCTGATGCCCGCTTTCAATTGATCAACCAGGACAATTACCTTGATTTTATTTCATAG
- a CDS encoding Gfo/Idh/MocA family oxidoreductase, with protein MKKQINIGIVGYKFMGRAHSNAWIKAPLFFDTPSTPVLKAACGRHQESLSEFAKNWGWEQTETDWRKLITRPDIDIVDIALPQYLHYEVALAAAKAGKHIFCEKPLSMDSAQAVEMLKVCQENGVKHYLNHNYRRTPAVALAKRMIEEGKIGRIFHWRCAYQQDWIVDPSFPLTWQLKKETAKAGPQWDLNSHAVDLAHFLVGDIVSVSSLTTNFIKERPIADETATGSLTGASKGDEMGEVTVEDAALMMVRFRNGAVGSFEATRFATGRKNRLTFEIYGSKGSLVFDLERMNELQYYSNEDAKGEHGFRTILATEAVHPYAGHWWPAGHIIGYEHAFVHAVVDFLNAIENNTEIKPDFADGLKIIQVLEAGLQSAASKAEVQL; from the coding sequence ATGAAAAAGCAAATCAATATCGGCATAGTAGGTTACAAGTTTATGGGCCGTGCGCATAGCAATGCGTGGATCAAAGCCCCGTTGTTTTTCGATACGCCATCGACGCCCGTCCTGAAAGCCGCATGCGGCCGCCACCAGGAATCACTGTCCGAATTCGCTAAAAACTGGGGATGGGAACAAACCGAAACCGACTGGCGGAAGCTCATAACCCGGCCGGATATCGATATTGTCGACATTGCATTGCCCCAGTATCTCCATTACGAAGTCGCGCTGGCTGCTGCAAAGGCAGGCAAGCATATTTTCTGCGAAAAACCGCTTTCGATGGACAGCGCGCAGGCGGTCGAAATGCTGAAAGTTTGCCAGGAAAATGGCGTAAAGCATTATCTCAATCATAATTACCGCCGAACACCCGCTGTGGCACTTGCCAAAAGGATGATTGAAGAAGGCAAGATTGGGCGTATTTTCCACTGGCGCTGCGCCTACCAGCAGGACTGGATCGTCGACCCGTCGTTCCCGCTTACCTGGCAGCTTAAAAAGGAAACGGCCAAGGCAGGTCCGCAATGGGACCTCAACTCTCACGCCGTGGACCTGGCGCATTTCCTCGTGGGTGACATTGTTTCCGTTTCCTCGCTGACAACGAACTTCATTAAGGAACGGCCTATCGCAGACGAAACCGCCACCGGAAGCCTCACGGGTGCATCCAAAGGCGATGAAATGGGAGAAGTAACGGTAGAAGACGCCGCATTGATGATGGTCAGGTTCCGGAATGGCGCCGTGGGCTCATTTGAAGCGACCAGGTTCGCAACCGGCCGCAAAAACCGCCTTACGTTCGAGATTTATGGCAGCAAAGGCAGCCTCGTTTTCGACCTCGAACGTATGAACGAGCTGCAATACTATTCCAACGAAGACGCAAAAGGAGAACACGGCTTCCGTACCATTCTTGCTACTGAGGCCGTTCATCCATACGCCGGCCACTGGTGGCCCGCCGGACATATTATCGGTTACGAACACGCTTTCGTACACGCGGTGGTTGACTTTTTGAATGCGATTGAAAACAATACCGAAATCAAACCGGACTTTGCGGATGGTTTGAAGATCATTCAGGTATTGGAAGCGGGGCTGCAATCGGCGGCAAGTAAAGCCGAAGTACAGCTGTAA
- a CDS encoding NADH-quinone oxidoreductase subunit J: MEAIIFYIFSALTLAAGLFILFSRNLIYGAFALFVAFLGVAALYVLAGADFLAVSQIMIYVGGILVLLIFGIMLTQKKEKNDDPTRHNRVEVPITRQIWGFLVGAGFFGLLANVILSSNFKMSGEQMSTKSTIRTIGVELMTSHLLPFEIAAILLLVALVGAAYLALNRNPTP, encoded by the coding sequence ATGGAAGCAATTATATTTTACATATTTTCCGCATTGACGCTCGCAGCCGGCCTTTTTATCCTTTTTTCCAGAAACCTGATCTACGGGGCATTTGCATTGTTCGTTGCTTTCCTGGGCGTGGCTGCATTATATGTACTCGCGGGCGCAGATTTCCTGGCCGTTTCGCAGATCATGATTTACGTCGGCGGTATTCTCGTACTGCTGATATTCGGGATCATGCTGACTCAAAAGAAGGAAAAAAATGATGACCCGACCCGTCACAATCGTGTGGAAGTGCCGATAACGAGGCAGATTTGGGGCTTTTTGGTCGGTGCCGGCTTTTTTGGCTTGCTGGCTAACGTGATTCTTTCCTCCAATTTCAAAATGTCGGGCGAGCAGATGAGCACTAAATCGACCATCAGGACGATAGGGGTAGAATTGATGACCTCCCATTTGTTGCCTTTTGAAATAGCCGCTATTCTGTTGCTGGTTGCATTAGTCGGCGCTGCATACCTCGCATTAAACCGGAACCCGACGCCATGA
- a CDS encoding glycosyltransferase family 4 protein — protein sequence MKSFMYILLIHQHFLEDNAAGGSRWNEMARIWVENGHSVTVIAGDVHYMNGREGSKARKDFEIKVNEDNVQVIRCKLSRRYHRGFSGRLLAYFSFAFKAVYAGLRFAHSRYDWIIVTSPPLFVGLPGVLLSKWRHVPLVLEIRDLWPESAIETGVLKNKWLIGLSYRFEKYLYRQARWISVLTPAFRERLIGRNGVDPCKIAIIPNAADFRWSKAALRRASESGLREELGLKGKFVVIYVGAHGLANDLMQLVEAAALLRATNAHFLLIGDGMQKRMLIQEAASRQLTNISFLDPVPKERIFDYIVMADAGVAVLKRADIFKTIYSNKTFDYFSCKKPVLMVIDGVSRDLVEQARAGMFAEPENPADLARKVLIYMSDEALLRRHGENGYRFVHARFDRDKLAREFLKCIESQLEVTDKSAIFESKKVN from the coding sequence ATGAAATCCTTTATGTATATCCTCCTCATTCACCAACACTTTCTCGAAGACAACGCTGCCGGGGGCTCGCGTTGGAATGAGATGGCGCGGATTTGGGTGGAGAACGGACATTCGGTAACGGTGATTGCGGGGGATGTACATTATATGAACGGGCGTGAAGGCAGTAAAGCACGAAAAGATTTTGAGATAAAAGTGAATGAGGATAACGTGCAGGTAATCCGTTGCAAATTATCCCGGCGTTATCATCGAGGCTTTTCCGGCAGGCTCCTGGCCTATTTTTCCTTCGCATTCAAGGCGGTATATGCGGGATTGCGTTTTGCGCATTCCAGATATGACTGGATCATTGTGACCTCGCCGCCGCTGTTCGTAGGGCTTCCGGGCGTGCTGCTTTCCAAATGGAGGCACGTTCCGCTGGTGCTGGAAATACGGGACCTTTGGCCCGAATCGGCGATTGAAACGGGCGTTTTAAAAAACAAGTGGCTGATAGGCTTGTCTTACAGATTCGAAAAATACCTTTATCGTCAGGCCCGGTGGATCAGTGTGCTGACGCCGGCGTTCCGGGAACGGCTCATTGGCCGGAACGGCGTCGATCCGTGCAAGATTGCCATCATTCCCAACGCGGCGGATTTCCGTTGGAGCAAAGCTGCGTTGCGTCGCGCATCTGAGAGCGGGTTGCGGGAAGAACTGGGCCTGAAAGGCAAATTTGTGGTTATCTACGTCGGTGCGCATGGTTTGGCGAATGATCTGATGCAACTCGTGGAAGCCGCCGCATTGCTTCGCGCTACCAATGCCCATTTCCTCCTGATCGGTGACGGGATGCAGAAGCGGATGTTAATTCAGGAAGCCGCTTCCAGGCAGTTGACTAATATTTCATTCCTCGATCCAGTGCCCAAGGAGCGCATATTCGACTACATTGTAATGGCCGATGCCGGTGTGGCGGTTTTGAAAAGAGCGGACATTTTCAAGACCATCTACAGCAATAAAACTTTTGACTACTTCTCCTGCAAAAAGCCGGTTTTAATGGTTATCGACGGTGTTTCGCGAGATTTGGTTGAACAGGCCCGGGCCGGCATGTTCGCGGAACCGGAAAATCCCGCCGACCTGGCACGAAAGGTCCTGATTTACATGAGCGACGAGGCACTTTTGCGCAGGCATGGAGAAAATGGCTACCGTTTCGTCCACGCTCGTTTTGATCGTGACAAGTTGGCGAGAGAATTTTTGAAATGTATTGAGAGTCAACTGGAAGTGACTGATAAAAGTGCAATTTTCGAAAGCAAAAAAGTGAACTGA
- a CDS encoding bi-domain-containing oxidoreductase translates to MKQLVQNLRTGETILLEVPVPLARKGCVLVKSRKSLVSAGTERMLIEFSKANFLFKARQQPDKLRLVFDKIRTDGFWKTTRSVLRRLDQFLPLGYCNVGEIVAIGEGVEGFTIGDRVVSNGPHAEMICVPVNLLAKIPGNVPDEEAVFAVLGAVGLHGVRLLAPALGERVAVAGLGLIGLMVVDILRTNGCEVVGIEPDEHRRRIAEEKGIKTVDPANPARPISEQFGEMDGVIITASSRSGHVISMASAICRKRGKIVLIGDIPLHLSRSDFYQKELTFQVCCAYGPGRYDHAYEEKGTDYPLPYVRWTVNRNFQEVLKLLSNGSLNVKPLISSVIRLESYSAIYQKGNRSLGTLISYGGGCNAGETVVRNPGKSFSVQKVVAAVIGAGNFVSMTLLPRLRGKCIKYIASSSGLRAAELAAKYGIPFVITDYREALSDEQVNLVIIATRHDQHVAIAAEAIRAGKHVFVEKPLSIDARGVEKIKTSLKNVQLPVSLTVGFNRRYAPHITRLRELLKGGPMNVVITVNAGYIPGNTWIHDSARGGGRLVGEACHFIDLVAWIARSRITEVCTNALTVRGCVSSDNATVLLRLANGSTGTVYYFSNGHGSYPKERIEVHSLGRTMVLDDYKNLRGYGFEGFREMKTDAGKGHREQFNRLFECISMGEEPLMPPDDVWNSSFATLAARDSMWTGSWMKVP, encoded by the coding sequence ATGAAACAGCTTGTCCAGAACCTCCGGACCGGGGAGACAATATTGTTGGAAGTGCCCGTTCCGCTCGCCCGAAAGGGTTGTGTGCTCGTCAAAAGCCGCAAAAGCCTTGTTTCCGCCGGCACCGAACGAATGCTGATCGAGTTCAGCAAAGCCAATTTTCTTTTCAAAGCACGGCAGCAGCCTGATAAACTCCGCCTCGTTTTCGACAAAATCCGAACAGATGGTTTCTGGAAAACCACCCGCTCGGTTCTCCGCAGGCTGGATCAGTTCTTGCCGTTGGGGTATTGCAATGTGGGGGAAATTGTAGCGATTGGAGAAGGTGTAGAAGGTTTCACGATCGGCGATCGCGTGGTAAGCAATGGGCCGCATGCCGAAATGATTTGCGTGCCGGTGAATCTGCTTGCGAAAATACCCGGCAATGTACCGGACGAAGAGGCGGTTTTTGCGGTTTTAGGCGCGGTAGGCCTGCACGGTGTGCGATTGCTGGCCCCGGCGTTGGGCGAGCGCGTAGCAGTGGCAGGGTTAGGGCTGATCGGCCTGATGGTCGTCGACATCCTGCGCACGAACGGATGCGAGGTTGTTGGTATCGAACCGGACGAACACCGGCGACGAATCGCGGAAGAAAAGGGTATCAAAACGGTTGATCCGGCGAATCCCGCCAGACCAATTTCGGAGCAATTCGGTGAAATGGATGGCGTGATTATAACAGCTTCGTCCAGGTCCGGTCATGTTATTTCGATGGCCTCTGCGATTTGCAGGAAAAGAGGGAAAATAGTATTGATCGGAGATATTCCCCTGCATTTAAGCCGCTCCGATTTTTATCAGAAAGAACTGACATTCCAGGTTTGCTGCGCATACGGGCCGGGGCGCTATGACCATGCGTATGAGGAAAAAGGTACGGATTATCCCCTGCCGTATGTGCGCTGGACTGTAAACCGCAATTTTCAAGAGGTTTTGAAGCTGTTGAGTAATGGCTCATTAAATGTAAAGCCATTGATTTCCAGTGTAATTCGGTTGGAGAGCTATTCGGCTATTTACCAGAAAGGTAACCGATCACTGGGAACGCTGATCAGTTACGGCGGCGGGTGCAATGCCGGCGAAACGGTCGTTCGGAACCCGGGCAAATCGTTTTCGGTACAAAAGGTAGTTGCGGCGGTCATAGGCGCCGGGAATTTTGTGTCCATGACCTTGTTGCCTCGCCTTCGTGGGAAATGCATTAAGTACATAGCCAGTTCGAGCGGGTTAAGGGCGGCGGAACTGGCTGCGAAGTATGGCATCCCATTCGTTATCACCGACTACCGGGAGGCTTTGTCCGACGAGCAGGTAAACCTGGTCATAATCGCTACCCGGCACGACCAGCATGTTGCCATTGCGGCGGAAGCGATTCGCGCGGGTAAGCATGTTTTCGTGGAAAAGCCGCTTAGTATCGATGCCAGAGGTGTTGAAAAGATAAAAACATCACTTAAAAATGTACAGCTTCCCGTTTCCCTCACGGTCGGTTTCAATCGAAGGTATGCCCCGCATATTACCAGGTTGCGGGAGTTGCTGAAAGGAGGTCCGATGAATGTCGTGATCACCGTGAATGCCGGGTATATTCCGGGGAATACCTGGATTCACGACAGTGCGCGTGGAGGCGGGAGACTGGTTGGAGAGGCCTGCCATTTTATAGATCTGGTCGCCTGGATCGCGCGGAGCCGCATTACCGAAGTATGCACCAACGCATTGACGGTCCGGGGCTGCGTGAGTTCCGACAATGCGACCGTGCTGTTACGATTGGCGAATGGCTCCACCGGCACGGTGTATTATTTCTCAAATGGTCATGGCAGTTATCCAAAGGAGCGGATCGAAGTACATTCGCTTGGGCGGACAATGGTTCTGGACGACTACAAAAACCTGCGCGGATACGGATTCGAAGGATTCCGGGAGATGAAAACGGACGCGGGAAAAGGCCATCGGGAGCAGTTCAATCGGTTATTCGAATGCATTTCGATGGGAGAAGAACCGCTAATGCCCCCGGACGACGTCTGGAATTCGAGCTTTGCGACACTGGCGGCGCGGGATAGTATGTGGACAGGCAGCTGGATGAAAGTGCCATGA
- a CDS encoding DMT family transporter, whose protein sequence is MNWIFLLFAFLIGISNAVQSGVNTQLRESINNPILAAMTSFFVGLVVLSIAFACFNQNPVPSLADLKQVSWTRFMGGVLGAFYVITVIFIVRNIGPANMMCLVIAGQMVTVMTIDHFGLQGFAIHHMNLPRILGTILLIGGVYLILKN, encoded by the coding sequence ATGAACTGGATTTTCCTGCTCTTTGCTTTTCTTATTGGCATCAGTAACGCCGTGCAATCCGGTGTGAATACGCAGCTGCGCGAGTCGATCAACAACCCCATTCTGGCGGCGATGACGTCGTTTTTTGTAGGGTTGGTGGTACTGAGTATTGCGTTCGCCTGTTTCAATCAGAACCCGGTCCCTTCCCTGGCGGACCTCAAACAGGTTTCGTGGACACGCTTTATGGGCGGTGTTTTAGGTGCATTTTACGTTATCACCGTCATCTTCATCGTTCGTAATATTGGCCCGGCCAATATGATGTGCCTGGTGATCGCGGGCCAGATGGTAACCGTGATGACGATAGATCATTTTGGTTTACAGGGTTTTGCAATACATCATATGAACCTTCCGCGCATTTTGGGAACGATCCTGCTGATCGGCGGTGTATACCTTATTCTCAAAAATTAG
- a CDS encoding DUF6265 family protein, whose protein sequence is MTQFNTFRLVKKACLAFALVLTATFAQAQGTLDDIAFLDGRWLGTYNGGPIEASWTAPKGNNIVGFIRMIKDDKPALYELFAFEQTEKGPVAMVKHFKPGMISLEEKEVADRYKFIEAKKNQALFEKDDASVRIIYERRSPTQLVIQRGKKENDKWSFVDLFIFNKIP, encoded by the coding sequence ATGACCCAATTCAACACATTCCGGTTAGTTAAAAAGGCTTGTCTGGCATTTGCGCTGGTACTGACGGCTACTTTTGCGCAGGCGCAGGGCACACTCGACGACATCGCGTTCCTCGATGGTCGCTGGCTCGGAACCTACAATGGCGGCCCTATCGAAGCCTCCTGGACAGCCCCCAAAGGCAATAATATCGTCGGTTTTATCCGCATGATCAAGGACGACAAGCCCGCTCTGTATGAACTATTTGCATTCGAACAGACCGAAAAAGGCCCTGTGGCGATGGTGAAGCATTTCAAACCTGGAATGATCTCGCTTGAAGAAAAAGAAGTGGCCGACCGCTACAAGTTCATAGAGGCCAAAAAGAATCAGGCTTTGTTCGAAAAGGACGACGCGTCGGTGCGGATCATTTACGAAAGGCGCTCCCCTACCCAACTTGTCATTCAGCGCGGAAAGAAAGAAAATGATAAATGGAGCTTTGTAGATCTGTTTATTTTCAACAAAATTCCCTGA
- a CDS encoding alginate lyase family protein, which produces MKALRYLMLLGHISRQMGWRYVAFRAGYWLQGKTGMLKLRFPRNAISRCFINIEEWRDRKPAFLFERELLKIEKNAGNDDLKWRVAQIKAGKFRYFSHQWYEVHDWHTNALTGFVYPKSRHWSDVDDLSPKTGDIKYVWEKSRFAFLYDLIRYDYHFSEDQSETVFKLISDWIDSNPVNCGPNWKCGQEIALRVLNWTFALHYYRFSTTLNQVLLNKIVGSIYDQTRHVADNIRFSKIAVRNNHVLTEALGLFTVGSMFPFFSKSLKWKRGGKNLFEKEIISQIAPDGSYLQYSMNYHRVVVQLLTWGIRLSELHGDYMCEMVYARAKASLNFLRACQSNANGQLPNYGHNDGALFFLLTECKFRDFRPQMAALANVLGIDLGYQTGKWSEEGQWLAGCCRQFLIKISPRRISTFSGDGYYVIRNAGTLTFLRCGGYRSRPFQADHNHLDIWVNGRNILHDAGTWLYNADSESVSYFSGTRSHNTIMIENFDQMQKHYRFIWTHWIINAKGTAGFAGNAYWIEAGFEGFLHVGKGIVHRRRVVKKAGQLHWLVEDRVSNVPAGMRIRQLWHPDETFKDDFRIRATDDKGCEIPRIVGSGWYSEVYGQKIECAVVMFESEGSFIRTVIECCK; this is translated from the coding sequence ATGAAAGCGCTGCGATATTTGATGTTGCTCGGGCATATCAGCCGCCAGATGGGCTGGCGCTATGTGGCGTTCAGGGCAGGATATTGGTTGCAGGGAAAAACCGGCATGCTTAAACTGCGTTTTCCGAGGAACGCTATCAGCCGTTGTTTCATTAACATTGAGGAGTGGCGCGATCGGAAACCCGCTTTTCTTTTCGAACGTGAACTGCTGAAAATCGAAAAGAATGCCGGTAATGACGATTTGAAATGGCGTGTGGCTCAAATCAAGGCCGGGAAGTTCCGTTATTTCAGCCATCAATGGTATGAAGTGCACGACTGGCATACCAACGCACTAACCGGCTTTGTTTATCCGAAATCTCGGCATTGGTCGGATGTTGACGACCTTTCTCCAAAGACGGGCGATATTAAATATGTATGGGAGAAATCACGGTTCGCCTTTTTGTACGACCTTATTCGCTATGACTACCATTTTTCGGAAGATCAGTCGGAGACCGTTTTTAAACTGATTTCGGACTGGATTGACAGCAACCCGGTTAACTGCGGTCCGAACTGGAAATGCGGCCAGGAAATTGCGCTAAGGGTGCTGAACTGGACATTTGCATTGCATTACTACCGGTTTTCGACGACATTGAACCAGGTACTTTTGAATAAAATCGTAGGCAGCATTTACGACCAGACGCGTCATGTGGCCGATAACATTCGGTTCTCGAAAATCGCTGTGCGAAATAATCACGTTCTAACGGAGGCACTGGGGCTTTTTACGGTGGGGTCGATGTTCCCGTTTTTTTCGAAAAGCCTGAAATGGAAGCGGGGAGGGAAAAATTTGTTTGAAAAAGAAATCATTTCACAGATCGCGCCGGACGGAAGTTATCTGCAATATTCTATGAATTACCATAGGGTTGTTGTGCAGTTACTGACGTGGGGAATCCGGTTATCCGAATTACATGGGGATTATATGTGTGAAATGGTTTACGCGCGGGCGAAAGCTTCATTGAATTTTTTGCGGGCATGCCAAAGCAATGCGAATGGGCAACTTCCCAACTATGGGCACAACGACGGCGCTTTATTCTTCCTCCTGACGGAATGTAAGTTCAGGGATTTCCGCCCGCAGATGGCTGCGCTCGCCAATGTGCTGGGAATCGATTTGGGTTATCAAACGGGCAAATGGTCGGAGGAGGGCCAATGGCTGGCCGGATGTTGCCGGCAATTTTTGATCAAAATAAGTCCCCGGCGTATCTCCACTTTCTCCGGAGACGGTTATTATGTAATCCGCAACGCCGGTACGCTTACATTTTTACGTTGCGGCGGTTATCGTAGCCGCCCTTTCCAGGCCGACCATAATCACCTCGATATTTGGGTAAATGGCCGCAATATTCTCCATGATGCAGGGACCTGGCTTTACAATGCGGATAGCGAATCCGTGAGCTATTTCTCCGGCACACGCTCACATAACACCATTATGATCGAAAATTTCGATCAAATGCAAAAACATTACCGTTTTATCTGGACGCATTGGATTATAAACGCAAAAGGAACGGCTGGATTTGCCGGTAATGCGTATTGGATCGAAGCCGGATTTGAAGGGTTCCTGCATGTGGGCAAAGGCATTGTCCATCGGAGACGGGTTGTTAAAAAGGCCGGTCAGTTGCATTGGCTGGTGGAGGATCGCGTTTCGAACGTACCGGCGGGAATGCGTATTCGCCAGCTTTGGCATCCGGACGAAACATTTAAGGATGATTTTCGTATCCGCGCGACCGACGACAAGGGCTGCGAAATCCCTAGGATCGTTGGAAGCGGCTGGTATTCGGAGGTTTACGGCCAAAAGATCGAATGTGCCGTTGTGATGTTCGAAAGCGAAGGGAGTTTTATCAGGACTGTTATTGAATGCTGTAAGTAA
- a CDS encoding thioredoxin family protein: MRNVAHLFPESVRNRAYTYSEYMHLMETVVLENRTTGPKQSESLSHYTKLNLARMQRLNKKAEIHDSLREAADQIDIPQTWYILTEAWCGDAAQNIPTIVAASLSNPLITARLLLRDENPELMDAYLTNGGRSIPKLVAVDNDFNELFTWGPRPAGAQALLKEYKANPVKSYSEFSEDIQRWYIADKTESIQRELQALLEAVPMEK; encoded by the coding sequence ATGAGAAACGTAGCACATTTATTCCCTGAGTCGGTCAGGAACAGGGCTTATACATATTCTGAATACATGCATTTAATGGAAACGGTAGTCCTTGAAAACAGAACGACCGGTCCCAAACAATCCGAATCGCTGAGCCATTACACGAAGCTGAACCTCGCCCGGATGCAGCGCCTGAACAAGAAGGCGGAGATCCACGATTCGCTGAGGGAGGCCGCCGACCAGATCGATATCCCCCAGACCTGGTACATTCTCACGGAAGCGTGGTGTGGGGATGCTGCCCAGAATATTCCTACCATCGTTGCGGCATCGCTTTCGAACCCTTTGATTACCGCCAGACTACTGCTTCGCGACGAGAACCCGGAGCTAATGGATGCCTACCTGACCAATGGAGGCAGGTCTATACCGAAGCTGGTAGCTGTGGATAACGATTTTAACGAACTTTTTACCTGGGGACCGCGCCCGGCCGGTGCACAGGCCCTTTTGAAAGAGTACAAGGCTAACCCGGTGAAGTCTTACAGCGAGTTTTCGGAAGATATCCAACGCTGGTACATCGCCGATAAGACCGAGTCGATCCAGCGGGAATTGCAGGCGCTTTTAGAAGCAGTACCTATGGAGAAGTGA